In Symmachiella dynata, the following are encoded in one genomic region:
- a CDS encoding HAD family hydrolase yields the protein MFLPGTRIEIVNPDLPRGQFSAVLFDFDGTLSLVREGWPEVMIPMMVDILAETPQAEPREALSEHVEEFVMRLNGKQTIYQMIHLAEEVGKRGGTAKEPLEYKQQYHDLLWERVSGRVSGLKDGSVEPEILTVPGSRELLEKLQAAGCDLYLASGTDHQFVADELAALKLDAYFGPHVYGAQDEYKSFSKKMIIEKLMAENSLGDGGLLGFGDGYVEIEEIKRVGGIAVGVASDEKYREGINEWKRNRLMRAGADIIIPDYRERDALLAYLTNGADV from the coding sequence ATGTTCCTGCCTGGGACCCGTATTGAAATTGTGAATCCTGATCTGCCGCGTGGGCAGTTTTCGGCTGTGTTATTTGATTTTGACGGGACGTTGTCGCTGGTCCGCGAAGGTTGGCCGGAAGTCATGATCCCGATGATGGTCGACATTCTCGCTGAAACTCCACAGGCGGAACCGCGCGAAGCATTGTCCGAGCATGTCGAAGAGTTCGTTATGCGGCTCAACGGCAAGCAGACCATTTACCAGATGATTCATCTGGCCGAAGAGGTCGGCAAACGGGGCGGCACGGCCAAGGAACCGCTCGAATACAAACAGCAATACCACGACCTGTTGTGGGAACGGGTTTCAGGGCGTGTTTCAGGCCTCAAAGACGGCAGCGTCGAACCGGAAATCCTGACCGTACCGGGATCGCGTGAACTGCTAGAAAAACTGCAAGCGGCTGGCTGCGATCTGTATTTGGCCAGTGGAACCGATCACCAATTCGTCGCCGACGAGTTGGCTGCATTGAAACTGGATGCGTATTTCGGTCCGCACGTTTACGGGGCACAGGATGAGTACAAAAGCTTTTCCAAGAAAATGATCATCGAAAAACTGATGGCGGAGAATAGCCTCGGCGATGGCGGACTGTTGGGATTCGGCGACGGTTACGTGGAAATCGAAGAGATCAAACGCGTGGGAGGCATCGCCGTTGGCGTCGCGAGCGATGAAAAATATCGCGAGGGAATCAACGAGTGGAAACGGAACCGCCTGATGCGAGCCGGCGCGGATATTATTATCCCCGACTACCGCGAACGAGATGCGTTGTTGGCGTATTTGACGAACGGCGCAGATGTTTGA
- a CDS encoding metal-sulfur cluster assembly factor yields MADEAALLEALKDVIDPELMINIVDLGLIYAIEDDEGKVSVDMTLTSPACPAGPQLMQQAKMALEKLEDVSEAEIKLVMAPPWSPERMTDDARDHLGIF; encoded by the coding sequence ATGGCTGATGAAGCCGCGCTGCTTGAAGCACTCAAAGATGTTATTGATCCGGAGTTGATGATCAATATTGTTGACCTGGGATTGATTTATGCCATCGAGGATGATGAGGGCAAAGTTTCCGTTGATATGACGTTGACCAGCCCCGCTTGCCCCGCTGGTCCGCAATTGATGCAACAGGCGAAAATGGCGCTGGAAAAGCTGGAAGATGTCAGCGAAGCCGAGATCAAACTGGTCATGGCACCGCCCTGGAGTCCAGAGCGTATGACCGATGATGCCCGCGACCATCTGGGAATCTTTTAA